A single region of the Tachyglossus aculeatus isolate mTacAcu1 chromosome X1, mTacAcu1.pri, whole genome shotgun sequence genome encodes:
- the LOC119950273 gene encoding cellular nucleic acid-binding protein isoform X7 — MSSNECFKCGRSGHWARECPTGGGRGRGLRSRGRGGFSSGRGFQFVSSSLPDICYRCGESGHLAKDCDLQEDVEACYNCGRGGHIAKDCKEPKREREQCCYNCGKPGHLARDCDHADEQKCYSCGEFGHIQKDCTKVKCYRCGETGHVAINCSKTSEVNCYRCGESGHLARECTIEATA; from the exons ATGAGCAGCAACGAGTGCTTCAAGTGTGGACGCTCCGGCCACTGGGCTCGGGAATGCCCTACTGGAGGTGGCCGTGGCCGCGGCCTCCGGAGCCGTGGCAGAGGTGGATTCTCCTCCGGCAGAG GGTTCCAATTTGTTTCTTCATCTCTTCCAGACATCTGTTACCGTTGTGGTGAGTCTGGTCACCTTGCCAAGGATTGTGATCTTCAGGAGGATG TTGAAGCCTGCTATAACTGCGGTAGAGGTGGCCACATTGCCAAGGACTGCAAGGAGcccaagagagagagggagcagtgcTGCTACAACTGTGgcaagccaggccacctggctcGTGACTGTGACCATGCTGATGAGCAGAAGTGCTATTCTTGTGGCGAGTTTGGGCACATCCAGAAAGACTGTACTAAAGTCAAGTGCTATAG GTGTGGTGAAACTGGTCATGTAGCCATCAACTGCAGCAAGACAAGTGAAGTCAACTGTTATCGCTGTGGCGAGTCAGGGCATCTTGCCCGGGAATGTACAATTGAGGCTACAGCTTAA